A single genomic interval of Pomacea canaliculata isolate SZHN2017 linkage group LG5, ASM307304v1, whole genome shotgun sequence harbors:
- the LOC112564077 gene encoding uncharacterized protein LOC112564077, with amino-acid sequence MTVMKASSSVTSRKHSHERRSHQTSAKLRRLYPRPGCSLPTKSSSSERTPGVTLPSRPWAGAQEAVTTSAALEQTTDLPTSILPGSLVQAEEVESSISLYSGQKTPTSIVITQPASTQSRGGCDHMAIPIDDADPLPADHKRHLLPNPYNRLNQRCHSTLHCPCCFFLCLLCCLPAVYFMVLSDLEFDFGSLLKARRYGRRTTKLYFAGATLAVTLLVTCVVCVTFFLPHTLVGP; translated from the exons ATGACGGTTATGAAAG cGTCAAGCAGCGTCACGTCCAGAAAGCACTCACACGAGCGGCGTTCGCATCAGACTTCCGCAAAACTTCGGCGTCTGTATCCCAGACCAGGCTGTTCCCTGCCAACAAAGAGTTCTAGCTCTGAACGTACCCCTGGGGTCACGCTTCCATCACGCCCGTGGGCAGGAGCCCAGGAGGCTGTGACCACTTCCGCTGCgctggagcagacgacagatttACCGACCTCCATCCTCCCAGGAAGTCTGGTGCAGGCAGAAGAGGTGGAGTCGTCGATATCATTATATTCAGGACAGAAGACTCCCACATCAATCGTGATCACGCAGCCT GCCAGCACACAGTCTAGGGGAGGATGTGATCACATGGCGATTCCTATCGACGACGCTGACCCCCTCCCTGCCGACCACAAACGCCACCTGCTACCCAATCCATACAACCGCCTCAACCAACGCTGCCACAGCACGCTTCATTGCCCTTGctgttttttcttgtgtttgctgTGCTGCTTGCCGGCTGTGTACTTCATGGTGCTATCCGACCTCGAGTTTGACTTTGGCTCGCTACTCAAAGCCAGGAGGTACGGCCGCAGAACCACTAAACTCTACTTTGCGGGTGCCACTCTCGCGGTGACCTTGCTCGTGacctgtgtggtgtgtgtgaccTTCTTTCTGCCTCACACCCTCGTGGGACCATGA
- the LOC112564074 gene encoding peroxisome proliferator-activated receptor gamma coactivator 1-alpha-like, whose translation MDLDFTFDFDLNVDLDDLINHKDFQNFDPAILDSDLLLNTDIDKIGIEGIQAQDVNSLLEQFEEASLFDGFHSSTGVINASSKSLPVSRVCSATNSPCNTPPPTPPPSVLDKIRNRQEQMKSRTSTIMLPMGAPSKRGRGRGSTFAQTPLNSPSSRLQRILSRAESVPALSVSHVNIQPKSDQSAAIPVAQGEMPAALRVRCSPKRSQVPQPLVLHASSCGENNVPSSCNKVNTIVVASKNQPADRSRSKLYSQKRITTVMIRAEGIPAEVLNSVMDHDYCANSPRRVIVDEFELATSPTKLKCGNLKSLHKVQSLPALKLEENTQNLLISVQHQQVGQSVAGNQSTLIHTDASRECQKVAVVQDQPSHVNMVPSHSASHSSEGKEPYKNSAEALLMLVNKTLDIKRKVEDSQIVLAEGKTVPLGNIKYGMIQYNSLGNLEKSDTVKEQLTKDSVKITSSFTPFGEIPSEHSSLDVKFEAKDKELEISDVECKAEREVCSVPGSSSAVIHCTKTVEMMSTVLNHDERAHHYNASPKIASVVDSSHLESRSDDPPKLSETFVNVGLKFDPSFISSPTSHAPTQEGYKQHEETACSNASVNTVKDRHWNKEVQKQMQGEEVKLTASELVKKRARGGRNVYCSRGSRQTCISLQEKNWKPGNSPIREDTSELFDKIPSYYTALVIPTKSGRKELTAEGLVGNGLSVSDLIPADHSPSHNDTSEYSKLPAYHSCFTNSTKYDGDMTTDEQCPRIGARSRSCSPDRSPAGSKNRKRARKRDGSSSSSSSRSQSLSRSCKRKRHRSSSSASSSWSSRSRSRSSSASSSRSGSPSSYSSRSDIQKNKMARKLQRQREKIKKMEERKIVYVGKIPDGYTRRELRRRFERFGKIEEVSVHFREGRDNYGFVTFYYSCDAYGAIDKGNSDPSEQHFDLCFGGRRHFCANDYADLDGNHVLEEEYTPMLSKEPVGFDELLKQAKQKLKNK comes from the exons ATG GATTTGGACTTCACCTTTGACTTTGACCTGAATGTTGATCTGGATGATCTGATAAACCATaaagattttcaaaattttgatcCTGCTATCTTGGATTCTGATCTGTTACTGAACACAGATATAGATAAAATAGGGATAGAAG GTATACAGGCCCAGGATGTGAACAGTTTGCTTGAACAGTTTGAAGAAG CATCACTATTTGATGGGTTTCATTCTTCCACTGGGGTTATAAATGCTTCATCAAAGAGTCTGCCAGTTTCTAGAGTGTGCAGCGCTACTAATAGCCCTT GCAATACACCTCCTCCAACACCTCCTCCTAGTGTTCTGGATAAAATCCGCAACCGTCAGGAGCAGATGAAAAGTCGAACATCAACCATCATGCTTCCAATGGGTGCTCCATCCAAAAGAGGTCGGGGACGAGGCTCCACTTTCGCACAAACTCCATTAAATTCTCCTTCATCAAGACTGCAGCGAATTCTTTCACGTGCTGAATCTGTTCCTGCTTTATCTGTATCTCATGTAAACATCCAGCCAAAATCAGATCAGTCTGCAGCAATACCTGTTGCACAAGGAGAAATGCCAGCAGCTTTGAGAGTACGCTGCTCACCGAAAAGATCACAGGTTCCTCAACCATTGGTGTTGCATGCATCATCATGTGGAGAAAATAATGTCCCTTCATCATGCAACAAGGTAAACACCATAGTTGTTGCTAGCAAAAACCAACCTGCAGACCGAAGCCGCTCTAAACTGTACAGTCAAAAAAGAATCACCACAGTTATGATCAGGGCTGAAGGCATTCCTGCAGAAGTGCTGAACTCTGTCATGGACCATGACTACTGTGCTAATTCACCACGCCGTGTCATTGTGGATGAATTTGAACTTGCAACCAGTCCAACCAAGCTGAAATGTGGAAACCTCAAATCTTTACACAAAGTGCAGTCTTTGCCAGCATTGAAGCTtgaagaaaatacacaaaatttgTTGATATCTGTGCAGCATCAACAGGTTGGTCAGAGTGTTGCAGGCAATCAAAGTACATTGATACACACAGATGCAAGTAGAGAATGTCAGAAAGTGGCAGTTGTGCAAGATCAGCCTAGTCATGTCAACATGGTGCCTTCACATTCTGCAAGTCACAGTTCTGAAGGTAAAGAACCTTACAAGAATTCTGCCGAGGCACTCTTGATGCTGGTGAATAAGACACTAGATATAAAGCGAAAGGTAGAAGACAGTCAAATAGTATTAGCCGAGGGGAAAACGGTTCCCCTTGGCAATATTAAGTATGGTATGATTCAATACAATTCCCTTGGAAACCTTGAAAAAAGTGACACAGTAAAAGAGCAGTTAACTAAAGACAGTGTCAAGATTACCTCCAGCTTCACACCTTTTGGGGAAATTCCGTCTGAACATTCGAGCTTGGATGTAAAGTTTGAAGCTAAGGACAAAGAGTTGGAAATTTCTGATGTTGAATGCAAGGCTGAAAGAGAGGTATGTTCAGTGCCAGGGTCTAGTAGTGCAGTTATTCATTGTACAAAGACTGTTGAGATGATGTCCACTGTTCTAAATCATGATGAAAGAGCACATCATTACAACGCCTCCCCAAAAATAGCATCAGTTGTAGACTCATCACATTTGGAATCTCGTAGTGATGATCCACCAAAATTATCAGAGACTTTTGTGAACGTTGGACTTAAATTTGACCCATCCTTTATCTCCAGCCCTACTTCTCATGCTCCCACACAGGAAGGTTACAAACAGCATGAAGAAACAGCATGTTCTAATGCCTCTGTTAATACCGTGAAAGACAGACACTGGAACAAAGAGGTTCAGAAGCAAATGCAAGGAGAAGAAGTTAAATTGACTGCTTCAGAGTTGGTGAAAAAACGCGCTAGAGGTGgtagaaatgtttattgttcAAGAGGGAGCAGGCAGACTTGCATTTCcctccaagaaaaaaattggaaaccTGGAAACAGTCCCATTCGGGAGGATACTAGTGAATTGTTTGACAAGATTCCATCTTATTACACTGCTTTAGTTATTCCCACGAAGTCTGGCAGGAAAGAACTGACTGCAGAGGGACTGGTAGGTAATGGCCTTTCTGTTTCTGACCTCATCCCAGCAGATCATTCCCCTTCCCACAATGACACTTCAGAATACAGCAAACTACCAGCCTACCATAGCTGCTTCACCAACAGCACAAAGTACGATGGTGACATGACAACAGACGAACAATGTCCAAGAATTGGAGCAAGGTCAAGATCATGTTCACCAGACCGTTCTCCAGCTGGATCAAAAAATAGGAAACGAGCCCGCAAAAGGGATGGATCTagctcatcttcttcatcaagATCCCAGTCACTTTCTCGCTCATGTAAACGTAAAAGGCACCgttcatcttcatctgcatcTTCCAGCTGGTCATCTAGATCTAG GTCTCGCTCATCATCTGCATCGTCATCCCGGTCAGGGTCACCATCATCATACTCATCAag GTCAgatattcagaaaaataaaatggccaGAAAGctgcagagacagagagagaaaataaagaaaatg GAAGAGCGCAAGATTGTGTACGTTGGCAAAATTCCGGATGGCTATACACGTAGAGAACTAAGGAGGCGGTTTGAACGGTTTGGAAAGATAGAAGAAGTTAGTGTCCACTTCCGTGAAGGGAG agacAACTATGGCTTTGTGACTTTCTACTACTCCTGTGATGCCTATGGTGCCATAGATA AGGGAAACAGTGATCCCAGTGAACAGCATTTTGATCTGTGCTTTGGTGGCCGGCGACACTTTTGTGCCAATGATTATGCTGATCTTG ATGGAAATCATGTCTTGGAGGAAGAGTATACTCCCATGCTGTCCAAGGAGCCAGTTGGTTTTGATGAACTGCTAAAGCAAGCTAAGCAGAAGTTGAAGAACAAATGA
- the LOC112564078 gene encoding uncharacterized protein LOC112564078 isoform X2, producing the protein MATISSGSVEAGTTQSNPGRSEQISKVICPKMDTVYNIKFPELTRYHGMPRRYEETRPVVVQTFAHRKILGLGHDIHVRLMEHLESEKTEAIQRAEKEIWRQADIRTEMAIKATREEMAGEVAKALAEQGGMLKN; encoded by the exons ATGGCAACGATTTCTTCTGGGTCAGTAGAAGCTGGGACAACGCAGTCTAATCCGGGCAGATCAGAGCAAATATCAAAGGTTATTTGTCCAAAGATGGATACAGTTTACAACATAAAGTTTCCAGAGTTAACCCGATACCACGGGATGCCGAGACGGTATGAAGAGACCAGACCGGTTGTGGTACAAACCTTCGCGCACAGAAAAATACTAg GTCTTGGTCATGATATCCATGTTCGCCTGATGGAACACCTTGAATCTGAGAAGACTGAGGCTATACAGAGAGCTGAGAAAGAAATCTGGAGGCAAGCTGATATAAGGACAGAAATGGCAATAAAGGCTACAAGGGAAGAAATGGCTGGAGAAGTGGCAAAGGCTTTGGCAGAGCAAG GAGGAATGCTTAAAAATTGA
- the LOC112564078 gene encoding uncharacterized protein LOC112564078 isoform X1 — protein sequence MATISSGSVEAGTTQSNPGRSEQISKVICPKMDTVYNIKFPELTRYHGMPRRYEETRPVVVQTFAHRKILGLGHDIHVRLMEHLESEKTEAIQRAEKEIWRQADIRTEMAIKATREEMAGEVAKALAEQGKMHEQHIKEECLKIEMTMQKMAIEQVKEEREKGEKLLAETCDKD from the exons ATGGCAACGATTTCTTCTGGGTCAGTAGAAGCTGGGACAACGCAGTCTAATCCGGGCAGATCAGAGCAAATATCAAAGGTTATTTGTCCAAAGATGGATACAGTTTACAACATAAAGTTTCCAGAGTTAACCCGATACCACGGGATGCCGAGACGGTATGAAGAGACCAGACCGGTTGTGGTACAAACCTTCGCGCACAGAAAAATACTAg GTCTTGGTCATGATATCCATGTTCGCCTGATGGAACACCTTGAATCTGAGAAGACTGAGGCTATACAGAGAGCTGAGAAAGAAATCTGGAGGCAAGCTGATATAAGGACAGAAATGGCAATAAAGGCTACAAGGGAAGAAATGGCTGGAGAAGTGGCAAAGGCTTTGGCAGAGCAAGGCAAGATGCATGAACAACATATCAAG GAGGAATGCTTAAAAATTGAGATGACAATGCAGAAAATGGCAATAGAACAAGTTAAAGAAGAACGTGAAAAGGGTGAAAAACTTCTGGCAGAGACTTGTGATAAAGATTGA